Part of the Capsicum annuum cultivar UCD-10X-F1 chromosome 12, UCD10Xv1.1, whole genome shotgun sequence genome is shown below.
ACTCCTACTCCTACTACCATAAAGTGCTTATAATTGACCAAGATTCTTGCTTTTTAGAACTTGAGTGAACAGTATTAGATTGCTCGTACTTTTCAAAAATGTTGATGGATACACGGTAAATCCTCCAAAAGTAGGATGAGGATCTGACACGGGTAcgacaacatttttgaagagtccgaacaACAAAGGTGgtaaatcaagaactcaaaactctccAACAATACTaggttgctcggactcttcaaaaatgccgATGGGTGCACGTTAGaccctccaaaagtagtgtactATTTAAGGATCCAACACGGGCAcgacaacatttttggagagtccagGCAAATGAAGAAGTCAAAAAGCTCACCTTGTGCTTAGCTTTAGCAGTACCATTCTGAGACAAGGCAACAAGAGGAGGAATTCCACCTTCCCTAACAAGAAGCCCTCTATTTCTAACACTATCAACACAAAGTTGCAACAATGTCAACACAGCAAATTCTTTTCCTTTATCAGAACTatcttcaactgcttcaacaagTGCAGCAATTCCACCCTCTTCAACAATCACATCTTTCCCTATATCAATCCCTGCCAATATACTCAACACCACCATCGCCTTTTCCGCTAATCCATTCCCTTGTTCACCAACTAACCCCACTAATGGCTTCACTACACCAGCACTAATCGCCCTTTCCTTATTCAATCTCACTGAACACAACTTATAAAGCGTCGTCAATGCGTCTTTTTTCCCTCTATTCGTTCCGTTTACAAGCAAACAAACCAATGGAGGTATACCCCCACAAGCACCAATTGACAATTTGTACTCATCAACCAATGCTAAACTCAACAACCCACAAGCAGCATTCTGCTTCGACGTATCTGTCCCGGTCTTCAACACATAAATCAGCGACTTCACACCTCCATACGAAGCAATCAACGCCTTATTCGGCTCGTGCAGTGACAAATTCAACAATGCTGTAACAGCATGCTCTTGTGTCCATGGATCTGTACAACGTAATAACGGTATTAGCATCGGAATAGCTCCAGATTCTCCTATCATCGCTCGATTATCAGCTCTATTCTTCGCTAACATCCTCAACTTCGCTGCCGCTGATCTTTTCACAGCTGTAGACGAAGATTTCAAGCTGTCAACACATAATTTCACCGTCGGTTGTAAATCCTCCGGCGAAATACTCTCGATTATCTCAGTTGAAAACTTCTCTCTTTCCAAAAACCCGCAACACGGCTCGGGTTCCGGTTCCGGTTCGTGAGTAGTACCGTCAGGATTCTGCGGAATCCCAGCAAGACGCTGTAACTCCCCGGATATATCACTGCTAAAAGCAGAGAAGTCGCTGTAAGCTTGCGAAAGATCTAGAAAACTGTTGGCGCTACTGTTGCTTCCTCCTtcattatcggatttaggaatcTTCGTTGCTAGTTCTTTAAGATGAATATCGATAACAGAATCCGTTAGATTCTCGGAAATCGTGCCGGAGTTGGAGCAATCGCCGGAGGAATTGGTGGCACTGAAGATAGTTGATCGGATGGTACGCATTGAACGGCCCATTGAACGGTTGATTTTGACGGAGGAAGGTGGTGGAGTGTAGTAATAAGGGCGTGTTTGGGTGAAATGGGAATTGGAAGAAGCAGTGTTGATGATACTGTTGTGACTATGTGAGTGAGTATGGTTATCTTCAAGTGAAACCATTTTTTTGAAGATTTAGAACCAAACAGAGCATAAAATGAGGTGGTTTTTTTAAGATAGTAGTTGTGATTTCATGGTGGATTTggagaaatgataaaaatggaGGATTTTTATAGGAAAGAGATGAGAAAAAATGGATTTGGTCTATTTGGTTGCTATGGTTTTAGATTTTTGTGCTAAAATGACATGTCCTTGTTGTATATTTATCAGAGCTGGGGGAGAACttaagggtcgtttggtagagggTATTGGATAGTTAATATATACATTAATTTAATATGTATTAGTAGTACTTTGTTTGGTATGTCTTTTAACtatatgtataactaatgtaaacattagttatacactctattatgtattgaaatgcgtattattaatatctcaaaattcatgacaTTAGTAGCTCAATGTATTTAATGCATGCACTAACATGCTTAAAGACGctattatacataaaaaaaaaaatttcgcattcttttcaacatatatattgagggtattatgtaaaaaagaaaaaaattgagaaattatgtaattcatgttaatTTTAATACATTGAACCAAacaatgcataagaaaaatacaagcataactaatgcaagcatagctaacacaaacattattaatacaagcattactaatacaccatatttttcattattcttatacactctaccaaacgctCCTTAAGGGTACTAGTGGTAGATTGACATTACATTCCGACAAAAATTTAGTATCATTTATAACCCATGGTCTCTAGATTACgtgataataattttattaattatattaaaatttaagatTGTTACTATAATAGTAGTCTTAGTATAGCCTACAACAATGACAATATATGCAGTGTATTCCTTAGAGTAGGGTCTCaggaggataaagtgtacgcaTTTCATATCATTACCTCAgctgaagtagagaggttgttttcaatagacctccggctcaataCAGATAACAAATATAACGAACAAAAAACGTAAAACCAACAAACCAAAAAGGAATATCATATTGCTAGGTAgtaaaagaatacaa
Proteins encoded:
- the LOC107850739 gene encoding U-box domain-containing protein 4, with translation MVSLEDNHTHSHSHNSIINTASSNSHFTQTRPYYYTPPPSSVKINRSMGRSMRTIRSTIFSATNSSGDCSNSGTISENLTDSVIDIHLKELATKIPKSDNEGGSNSSANSFLDLSQAYSDFSAFSSDISGELQRLAGIPQNPDGTTHEPEPEPEPCCGFLEREKFSTEIIESISPEDLQPTVKLCVDSLKSSSTAVKRSAAAKLRMLAKNRADNRAMIGESGAIPMLIPLLRCTDPWTQEHAVTALLNLSLHEPNKALIASYGGVKSLIYVLKTGTDTSKQNAACGLLSLALVDEYKLSIGACGGIPPLVCLLVNGTNRGKKDALTTLYKLCSVRLNKERAISAGVVKPLVGLVGEQGNGLAEKAMVVLSILAGIDIGKDVIVEEGGIAALVEAVEDSSDKGKEFAVLTLLQLCVDSVRNRGLLVREGGIPPLVALSQNGTAKAKHKAETLLGYLREPRQEASSSTP